In Kazachstania africana CBS 2517 chromosome 4, complete genome, the following are encoded in one genomic region:
- the RPL3 gene encoding 60S ribosomal protein uL3 (similar to Saccharomyces cerevisiae RPL3 (YOR063W); ancestral locus Anc_5.664), whose product MSHRKFEAPRHGHLGFLPRKRAVSVRGRVKSFPKDDQSKPVALTSFLGYKAGMTTIVRDLDRPGSKFHKREIVEAVTVVDAPAVVVVGVVGYVETPRGLRSLTTVWAEHLSDEVKRRFYKNWYKSKKKAFTKYSTKYAQDGAAIEKELARLRKYATVIRVLVHTQVRKTPLAQKKAHLAEIQLNGGSISEKIDWAREHFEKTVSVDSVFEQNEMIDVVAVTKGHGFEGVTHRWGTKKLPRKTHRGLRKVACIGAWHPAHVMWTVARAGQNGYHHRTSINHKIYRIGKGDDEANASTSFDRTKKTITPMGGFVHYGPINNDFVMLKGSIPGTRKRVVTLRKSLYTNTSRKALEEVTLKWIDTASKFGKGRFQTPAEKHAFMGTLKKDL is encoded by the coding sequence ATGTCTCACAGAAAATTCGAAGCACCACGTCACGGTCATTTAGGTTTCTTACCAAGAAAGAGAGCTGTCTCTGTCAGAGGTAGAGTTAAGTCTTTCCCAAAGGACGACCAATCTAAGCCAGTCGCTTTAACCTCCTTCTTAGGTTACAAGGCCGGTATGACTACTATTGTCAGAGACTTAGACAGACCAGGTTCCAAGTTCCACAAGCGTGAAATTGTCGAAGCTGTTACCGTCGTTGATGCTCCAGCTGTTGTCGTTGTCGGTGTTGTCGGTTACGTTGAAACCCCAAGAGGTTTAAGATCCTTAACTACCGTCTGGGCTGAACATTTATCCGATGAAGTCAAGAGAAGATTCTACAAGAACTGGTACAAGTCCAAGAAGAAGGCTTTCACCAAGTACTCTACCAAGTACGCTCAAGATGGTGCTGCTATCGAAAAGGAATTAGCCAGATTAAGAAAGTACGCTACCGTTATCAGAGTCTTAGTCCACACTCAAGTCAGAAAGACTCCATTAGCTCAAAAGAAGGCTCACTTAGCtgaaattcaattaaaCGGTGGTTCTATCTCCGAAAAGATTGACTGGGCTAGAGAACATTTCGAAAAGACCGTCTCTGTTGACTCTGTCTTTGAACAAAACGAAATGATTGATGTTGTCGCTGTCACCAAGGGTCATGGTTTCGAAGGTGTTACCCACAGATGGGGTACCAAGAAATTACCAAGAAAGACTCATAGAGGTTTAAGAAAGGTTGCTTGTATTGGTGCTTGGCATCCAGCCCACGTTATGTGGACTGTTGCTAGAGCCGGTCAAAACGGTTACCACCACAGAACTTCTATCAACCACAAGATCTACAGAATCGGTAAGGGTGATGATGAAGCTAATGCCTCCACTTCTTTCGACAGAACCAAGAAGACCATTACCCCAATGGGTGGTTTCGTCCACTACGGTCCAATTAACAATGACTTCGTCATGTTAAAGGGTTCTATCCCAGGTACCAGAAAGAGAGTTGTTACTTTAAGAAAGTCCTTATACACTAACACCTCCAGAAAGGCTTTAGAAGAAGTTACCTTAAAATGGATTGACACTGCTTCTAAGTTCGGTAAGGGTAGATTCCAAACCCCAGCTGAAAAGCACGCTTTCATGGGTACTTTAAAGAAGGACttataa